A single Parabacteroides timonensis DNA region contains:
- a CDS encoding FecR family protein has translation MDDKLLQLYFEGRTTDEQSRLITEWLDADEANMKHYQQLCRLYEMSFWHEAPEVITMLFHKKIKPRNIWQKAIEIAAIFILGFALHYWISSPFVDTEEEDVVMQTIHVPAGQNAQLILADGSLVWLNAGSTLNFPTRFANGKRKVSLNGEGFFEVKANKDKPFIVSTPNYDIKALGTSFNVRAYKQSKDFETALLTGKVEITDLTANRVLSLTPDSRAVLTNNKLSVVPMQHIDYFLWREGVLYFDESLMEVLKKLELYFDVNIRVNNKSIVQNKLHSTAKFRTRDGLYHILDVLQLTHHFTYKKDEEENLIIIN, from the coding sequence ATGGATGATAAGTTACTACAATTATATTTCGAAGGGCGTACAACCGATGAACAATCTCGTTTGATTACAGAATGGCTGGATGCCGATGAAGCGAATATGAAACATTATCAGCAGCTATGCCGTTTATATGAGATGAGTTTCTGGCATGAGGCACCTGAAGTTATTACAATGCTTTTCCATAAGAAGATAAAACCAAGGAATATCTGGCAGAAAGCAATAGAAATAGCTGCAATCTTTATTTTAGGATTTGCTTTACATTATTGGATAAGTTCGCCATTCGTAGATACAGAAGAGGAAGATGTTGTTATGCAAACCATACATGTTCCGGCTGGACAAAATGCACAACTTATTTTAGCCGATGGTTCTCTGGTTTGGTTGAATGCCGGTAGTACTTTGAATTTTCCTACCCGTTTCGCTAATGGGAAACGGAAAGTTAGTCTCAATGGGGAAGGTTTTTTTGAAGTAAAAGCAAATAAAGATAAACCATTTATTGTATCTACCCCCAACTATGATATTAAGGCGTTAGGAACTTCTTTTAATGTAAGGGCTTACAAACAATCAAAAGATTTTGAAACAGCTTTGTTAACAGGAAAAGTCGAGATTACCGATCTTACTGCAAATCGGGTACTTTCTTTAACACCTGATAGTCGGGCGGTATTGACAAATAATAAGCTATCTGTTGTCCCTATGCAGCACATCGACTATTTTCTTTGGCGTGAAGGAGTTCTCTATTTTGACGAGTCTTTGATGGAGGTATTAAAAAAGTTGGAATTATATTTTGATGTGAACATTCGGGTAAATAATAAATCTATTGTGCAAAACAAACTACATTCTACTGCTAAGTTCCGGACAAGAGACGGTTTATACCATATTTTGGATGTTTTGCAACTTACCCATCATTTTACATATAAGAAAGATGAAGAAGAAAATCTGATCATTATTAATTAA
- a CDS encoding RNA polymerase sigma-70 factor, with product MSQIEQFNDIYVKYYKKVYRFSLMYVRNDQVAEDIATESLIKLWETMKKETVEKPLVLLLTIVKHKSQDYLRAQVGRKEGLEAMAEWQQRELAIRISTLEGCNPEDIFSVEIQTILNRTLEELPEQTRNVFKMSRFEQKSGKEIAQSLGITVKGVDYHIAKALKALRVSLKDYLPLFYFLFLY from the coding sequence ATGTCACAGATCGAACAGTTTAACGACATATACGTAAAGTACTATAAGAAAGTCTACCGCTTCTCCTTGATGTATGTACGAAACGATCAGGTCGCCGAAGATATAGCGACAGAGTCCCTTATTAAGTTATGGGAAACAATGAAGAAGGAGACCGTAGAGAAACCTTTGGTCTTGTTGCTGACAATAGTCAAACATAAATCCCAGGATTACCTCAGAGCACAGGTTGGCCGTAAAGAAGGACTCGAAGCTATGGCAGAATGGCAACAGCGAGAGTTAGCTATTCGTATATCAACTCTTGAAGGATGTAATCCGGAAGATATTTTCTCTGTAGAAATACAAACGATCCTGAATCGTACTCTAGAAGAACTTCCCGAACAAACACGGAACGTTTTTAAAATGAGTCGTTTTGAACAGAAGTCCGGAAAAGAAATAGCCCAATCATTGGGTATTACCGTGAAAGGTGTTGATTATCATATTGCAAAAGCATTGAAAGCCTTACGTGTTTCCTTAAAAGATTACTTGCCTCTATTTTATTTTTTGTTTTTATATTAA